One bacterium DNA segment encodes these proteins:
- the mutS gene encoding DNA mismatch repair protein MutS gives MTAPTPVMRQYREAKEQHPDGILLFRLGDFYEIFFEDAEVAAPIMGVTLTSRPLGKSGRAPMCGVPHHAWQAYVGKLLRAGHKVVICDQLEPAAKKGIVRRDVTRVLTPGTVVEDAYLDPSRPNYLVAAWSRGADAGIAACEVSTGELLLCQLPRERLTSELERLAPAELLTPPQFEDYRFDPVRGQQRLRDLLGIAYPASVGAADAPLAVGAAGVVLDYLKQNQTRVTPGSFSVRTYSPEATMPLDPATVRNLELPALVDLVDHTRTAMGARRLRTWLSAPMRDAESIELRLGAVDELVSAASLRDRLSAALKPVGDLERLVSRAAQGHASARELVALRRSLEAVPAVQDALAACTALAIRELAGRISPCPELAAELARALVEDPPATGREGGAVRPGYDAELDGISEASRSAREWIGALEASERQRTGIRTLKVGFNRVFGYYIEVSHANASALPPDYVRKQTLMGAERYLTPELKEKEAIVLSAQERIAAREVEILRELSSTVAASASTLRGSAQAIGMVDALLSLAVAASGLGWSRPEVNAGLRLSIRGGRHPLVERGLPAGVFVANDLELDAGRAPGAPDQDSAQVVILTGPNMAGKSTYLRQAAVIVLLAQCGSFVPAGHAVVGLADRIFTRVGAHDDITAGMSTFMVEMTETAYILNHATRASLVILDEVGRGTSTYDGVSIAQAVVEHLHDSPKLGCRTLFATHYHELTALAERLPGVCNQRVEVLEEGETVRFLHRVVPGGADRSYGIHVAAVAGLPSGVIARARQVLGELERQRPLEPPEQQLGLPIELAPDPLRQELEALEPDSLSPLEALRKLYELRSRLAP, from the coding sequence ATGACCGCCCCGACCCCGGTCATGCGCCAGTACCGGGAGGCGAAAGAGCAGCACCCCGACGGCATCCTCCTGTTCCGGCTCGGCGACTTCTACGAAATCTTCTTCGAGGACGCCGAGGTGGCCGCGCCGATCATGGGCGTGACCCTGACCTCAAGGCCTCTCGGCAAGAGCGGCCGCGCGCCGATGTGCGGCGTCCCGCACCACGCGTGGCAGGCGTACGTCGGCAAGCTTCTGCGCGCCGGGCACAAGGTGGTGATCTGCGACCAGCTGGAGCCGGCCGCCAAGAAGGGCATCGTCAGGCGGGACGTCACCCGCGTCCTGACTCCGGGCACGGTGGTCGAGGACGCCTACCTCGACCCCTCGCGTCCGAATTACCTGGTCGCCGCCTGGAGCCGCGGCGCGGACGCCGGCATCGCGGCATGTGAGGTGTCGACCGGTGAGCTGCTGCTGTGCCAGCTTCCCCGCGAGAGGCTCACGTCGGAGCTCGAGCGGCTGGCTCCGGCAGAGCTGCTGACGCCGCCCCAGTTCGAGGACTACAGGTTCGATCCCGTCCGCGGCCAGCAGCGCCTTCGCGACCTGCTCGGAATCGCCTACCCCGCATCGGTCGGCGCCGCGGACGCGCCGCTCGCGGTCGGCGCGGCGGGCGTGGTCCTCGATTACCTCAAGCAGAACCAGACCCGCGTGACGCCAGGATCGTTCAGCGTCCGGACGTACTCGCCCGAAGCGACGATGCCCCTGGACCCGGCGACGGTGCGCAATCTCGAGCTGCCCGCGCTGGTCGACCTGGTGGACCACACGCGCACCGCGATGGGCGCCCGGCGTCTGCGGACGTGGCTCAGCGCGCCCATGCGCGACGCCGAGTCGATCGAGCTCCGGCTGGGCGCTGTCGACGAGCTCGTCTCCGCCGCCTCGTTGCGAGACAGGCTGTCGGCGGCCCTGAAGCCCGTGGGCGACCTCGAGCGTCTCGTCTCACGCGCCGCCCAGGGCCACGCCAGCGCCCGCGAGCTGGTCGCCCTGCGGCGATCGCTGGAAGCCGTCCCGGCCGTGCAGGACGCCCTCGCGGCGTGCACGGCGCTGGCGATCCGGGAGCTGGCGGGCCGGATCAGCCCCTGTCCGGAGCTGGCGGCGGAGCTGGCACGGGCCCTGGTCGAGGACCCACCCGCGACCGGGAGGGAGGGAGGAGCGGTTCGCCCCGGCTATGACGCCGAGCTCGACGGCATCAGCGAGGCGTCGAGGAGCGCACGGGAATGGATCGGCGCGCTCGAAGCCTCCGAGCGACAAAGAACCGGGATTCGCACGCTCAAGGTCGGCTTCAACCGGGTGTTCGGTTACTACATCGAGGTCAGCCACGCCAACGCATCAGCGCTGCCGCCGGATTACGTGCGCAAGCAGACGCTGATGGGCGCCGAGCGCTACCTGACGCCGGAACTGAAGGAGAAGGAAGCGATCGTGCTCAGCGCCCAGGAGCGCATCGCGGCACGCGAGGTCGAGATCCTCCGTGAGCTGTCGTCGACGGTCGCCGCTTCGGCCTCCACACTGCGTGGCAGCGCGCAGGCGATCGGCATGGTCGATGCCCTGCTCAGCCTCGCGGTCGCGGCATCAGGGCTTGGCTGGAGCAGACCGGAGGTGAACGCCGGCCTTCGGCTCAGCATTAGAGGAGGCCGCCACCCGCTGGTCGAGCGTGGACTCCCGGCGGGAGTCTTCGTCGCCAATGACCTCGAGCTCGACGCCGGGCGAGCCCCGGGCGCACCTGACCAGGACTCAGCGCAGGTGGTGATCCTCACCGGGCCGAACATGGCGGGCAAGTCGACCTACCTGCGGCAGGCGGCGGTGATCGTGCTCCTGGCCCAATGTGGAAGCTTCGTCCCCGCGGGGCATGCGGTCGTCGGTTTGGCCGACCGGATCTTCACCCGTGTCGGGGCCCATGACGACATCACCGCCGGCATGTCGACCTTTATGGTCGAGATGACCGAGACGGCGTACATCCTCAACCACGCCACGCGCGCGTCGCTGGTGATCCTGGACGAGGTGGGGAGGGGGACGTCGACATACGACGGGGTCTCGATCGCGCAGGCGGTGGTCGAGCACCTTCATGACTCGCCGAAGCTCGGGTGCCGCACCCTGTTCGCCACGCACTACCACGAGCTGACCGCGCTGGCGGAAAGACTGCCGGGGGTGTGCAATCAGCGCGTCGAGGTCCTCGAAGAAGGAGAGACGGTGCGGTTCCTGCATCGAGTGGTCCCCGGCGGCGCGGACCGCTCCTACGGGATTCACGTCGCGGCCGTGGCCGGCCTGCCGTCGGGAGTGATCGCCCGCGCGCGGCAGGTGCTCGGGGAGCTGGAGCGGCAGCGTCCGCTCGAGCCGCCGGAACAGCAGCTCGGCCTGCCGATCGAGCTCGCGCCCGATCCGCTGCGCCAGGAGCTCGAAGCGCTCGAACCCGACTCACTGAGCCCGCTGGAGGCTTTGCGGAAGCTGTACGAGCTCCGATCGAGGCTGGCGCCATGA
- a CDS encoding DUF2029 domain-containing protein: protein MNHPTSPSTRPPLWLASLAVAAAWGALYDIARLVYLYVIFPIHEDVRIFYVAAEAGLRYGWSTIYDVPTLRALSASFPPPETKIDSGATYIHPPLLAWLFVPLTALPEQTAYLVWSVLCLGALVWAWYMCAPYQGIARFSLLLLALALWPVMECFYWGQPTIPLLALVVAAWWFAARDKAPAAAAALALATALKPQAVIMVPLALLAAGRYRIFFGWAAGCTLLAAASAINLGPSGLASYWHALKYVQADTGHAYFTLAFLFGMSPLTYALLLLQGLAAMVVARVRRAELDVVFAVGLLGSLVTGFHLHQPDYASLAVAGWLVLRTSPPLWHRLFLLAGVLTLQLLTTGAVVPQLVWDVAWLGILAFSNSAGSAASALAIRPAAVSAARVGT from the coding sequence GTGAATCATCCAACATCGCCGTCTACGCGGCCGCCTCTGTGGCTTGCCTCCCTGGCCGTCGCCGCCGCATGGGGCGCTCTGTACGACATCGCGCGATTGGTCTATCTCTACGTCATCTTTCCGATCCACGAGGACGTTCGGATCTTCTATGTCGCGGCGGAGGCCGGCCTTCGGTACGGCTGGTCGACGATCTACGACGTCCCCACGCTGCGCGCCCTCTCGGCGTCGTTTCCTCCGCCTGAGACCAAGATCGACTCCGGCGCGACCTATATCCATCCACCCCTACTGGCCTGGCTCTTCGTCCCGCTGACCGCGCTGCCGGAGCAGACCGCTTACCTCGTGTGGAGCGTGCTGTGCCTGGGCGCGCTCGTCTGGGCCTGGTACATGTGCGCTCCGTACCAGGGCATCGCGAGGTTCTCACTCCTGCTGCTCGCCCTGGCGTTGTGGCCGGTGATGGAGTGTTTCTACTGGGGTCAGCCGACGATCCCGCTGCTCGCGCTGGTGGTTGCCGCCTGGTGGTTCGCCGCTCGCGACAAGGCGCCGGCGGCGGCCGCCGCCCTGGCGCTCGCGACCGCACTCAAGCCGCAGGCGGTGATCATGGTGCCGCTTGCCCTTCTCGCCGCGGGGCGATACCGGATCTTCTTCGGCTGGGCGGCCGGCTGCACGCTGCTGGCGGCGGCCAGCGCCATCAACCTCGGGCCGTCCGGACTCGCCAGCTACTGGCATGCCTTGAAATACGTGCAGGCCGACACCGGGCACGCCTATTTCACTCTCGCCTTCCTGTTTGGCATGAGTCCGTTGACCTACGCGCTCCTGCTGCTGCAGGGGCTCGCCGCGATGGTGGTTGCCCGGGTGCGCCGCGCGGAGCTCGATGTGGTCTTTGCGGTCGGCCTGTTGGGATCGCTCGTCACCGGTTTTCATCTGCACCAGCCGGATTACGCGAGCCTGGCCGTGGCCGGGTGGCTCGTGCTGCGCACCTCGCCGCCCCTGTGGCATCGCCTCTTCCTGCTGGCCGGGGTGCTGACCCTGCAGCTGCTGACCACGGGAGCGGTGGTGCCGCAGCTGGTCTGGGACGTCGCCTGGCTGGGGATCCTGGCCTTCAGTAATTCCGCCGGAAGTGCCGCGTCAGCTCTTGCCATTCGACCAGCAGCCGTGTCGGCCGCCCGTGTGGGCACGTGA
- a CDS encoding stage V sporulation protein S has product MTAERAPVEVLKVSATSKPVAVAGAIAGVIRSKGRVEVQAIGAGAINQAVKAIAISRGYVAPGGLDLVCIPAFIDISIDGEERTGIRLLVESR; this is encoded by the coding sequence ATGACAGCGGAGCGCGCTCCAGTAGAGGTGCTGAAGGTTTCGGCCACCTCCAAACCGGTTGCCGTCGCGGGGGCCATCGCGGGCGTGATCCGGAGCAAAGGCCGTGTCGAGGTCCAGGCCATCGGCGCGGGCGCCATCAACCAGGCGGTCAAGGCGATCGCCATCTCGCGCGGCTACGTCGCTCCTGGGGGACTCGACCTGGTCTGCATTCCCGCCTTCATCGACATCTCCATCGATGGCGAGGAGCGCACCGGAATCCGGTTGCTGGTGGAGAGCCGCTGA
- the recA gene encoding recombinase RecA encodes MEKEKALDSAISQIVKSYGKGSIMKLGEQAALRGEITVIPTGALLLDLALGVGGIPRGRVTELYGPESAGKTTLALHVIAEAQKQGGTAAFVDAEHALDPIYASRIGVKIDDLLISQPDTGEQALEIVEVLVRSGAVDVIVIDSVAALVPKAEIEGEMGDAHVGLQARLMSQALRKLTAAISKSNCSVVFLNQLREKVGIMFGNPETQPGGRALKFYSSVRLDIRKVEVIKSGLDSVGARVKVKVVKNKVAPPFRSAEFDILFNEGISREGSLIDAAIEYGILEKSGTWMSYGDQRLGQGRENVRNYLRENPTLAAEIEAKVRDKAAAGGAKPLKTMGPVRAPAGAAEEL; translated from the coding sequence TTGGAAAAGGAAAAGGCTCTCGACTCAGCGATTTCCCAGATCGTCAAGAGCTACGGCAAGGGTTCGATCATGAAGCTGGGCGAGCAGGCGGCGCTGCGTGGTGAGATAACCGTGATTCCCACCGGCGCGCTGCTCCTCGACCTGGCGCTGGGAGTGGGGGGGATCCCTCGCGGACGGGTCACCGAGCTCTATGGCCCAGAGTCGGCCGGCAAGACGACGCTGGCTCTTCACGTCATCGCGGAGGCGCAGAAGCAGGGCGGGACAGCGGCGTTCGTCGACGCTGAGCATGCGCTCGACCCCATCTACGCATCGCGCATCGGCGTCAAGATCGACGACCTCCTGATCAGCCAGCCCGACACGGGTGAGCAGGCGCTGGAGATCGTCGAGGTGCTGGTCCGGTCGGGCGCGGTCGATGTGATCGTGATCGACTCGGTGGCCGCGCTCGTCCCCAAGGCGGAGATCGAAGGCGAGATGGGTGACGCGCACGTCGGCCTGCAGGCCCGGCTCATGTCGCAGGCGCTGCGCAAGCTGACCGCCGCCATCTCCAAATCCAACTGCTCGGTGGTCTTCCTCAACCAGTTGCGAGAGAAGGTCGGGATCATGTTCGGCAACCCCGAAACCCAGCCCGGCGGCCGCGCGCTCAAGTTCTACTCCTCCGTGCGGCTCGACATCCGGAAGGTTGAGGTCATCAAGTCGGGGCTCGATTCGGTGGGCGCGAGGGTGAAGGTCAAGGTGGTCAAGAACAAGGTCGCCCCGCCGTTCAGGTCGGCGGAGTTCGACATCCTCTTCAACGAAGGCATCTCGCGCGAGGGCTCGCTGATCGACGCGGCCATCGAGTACGGGATTCTCGAGAAGAGCGGGACGTGGATGTCGTACGGCGACCAGCGTCTCGGTCAGGGTCGGGAAAACGTCCGGAACTACCTCCGAGAGAACCCGACCCTCGCCGCCGAGATCGAGGCCAAGGTCAGAGACAAGGCCGCAGCCGGGGGCGCCAAGCCACTGAAAACGATGGGGCCGGTGAGGGCTCCGGCGGGTGCAGCGGAGGAGCTCTAA
- the rny gene encoding ribonuclease Y produces MPVYVYVFVSLLVVVALLAGFGAAYLLLQRRQGDGASALELKAQQTLSEAETQAKEKLLEAKEEAVKIRTAAEQEAREYRAQSQQVEKRLLQKEENFERKGEDLNRRERELGNREKSLDEIKAQLEDSYRQQEKELQRVANMTRQEAQGILMAQVEQELRNEVARKVREAELGARDESERRAREIVTESIQRIAADQTAEVSVSVLPLPTDELKGRIIGKEGRNIRALQQATGIDLIVDDTPEAVIISGFDPVRREVARVALNKLIVDGRIHPARIEEIVAKSRQEVLQRVKDEGEAAVLEVGLQGLHPEVVRHLGILRFRTSYGQQVLNHSKEVAYLAAMMAAEIGADVRIAKLSGLLHDIGKAIDHEVEGSHAVIGADLLQRHGVPAPVVHAVRAHHYDEEPHTLEALLLIAADAISAARPGARRESLEAYVKRLEKLEEIANSFQGVQQSYAIQAGREVRILVKPEQIDDTAAQLMARDIAKRIETELSFPGQIRVTVVRETRAIEYAK; encoded by the coding sequence ATGCCTGTCTACGTCTACGTCTTCGTATCGCTACTGGTGGTGGTGGCGCTCCTCGCCGGTTTTGGAGCCGCATACCTGCTGCTTCAGCGCCGGCAGGGCGATGGGGCCAGCGCTCTGGAGCTCAAAGCCCAGCAGACCCTCTCGGAGGCCGAAACCCAGGCCAAGGAGAAGCTGCTCGAAGCCAAGGAGGAAGCGGTCAAGATCCGCACCGCCGCCGAACAGGAGGCCCGCGAGTATCGGGCACAGTCGCAACAGGTCGAAAAGCGCCTTCTCCAGAAGGAGGAGAACTTCGAACGCAAGGGCGAGGATCTCAACCGGCGCGAGCGTGAGCTCGGTAACCGGGAGAAGTCGCTGGACGAGATCAAAGCTCAGCTCGAAGACAGCTATCGCCAGCAGGAGAAAGAGCTGCAGCGGGTCGCCAACATGACCCGCCAGGAAGCTCAGGGAATCCTGATGGCGCAGGTCGAGCAGGAGCTGCGCAACGAAGTCGCCCGCAAGGTCCGGGAAGCGGAGCTCGGGGCTCGCGACGAGAGCGAGCGCCGCGCCCGGGAGATCGTCACCGAGTCGATCCAGCGCATCGCCGCCGACCAGACCGCGGAGGTTTCGGTCTCGGTACTGCCGCTGCCGACGGACGAGCTCAAGGGGCGGATCATCGGCAAGGAGGGGCGCAACATCCGCGCCCTGCAGCAGGCGACCGGGATCGACCTCATCGTCGACGACACCCCGGAAGCCGTGATCATCAGCGGTTTCGACCCCGTCCGCCGCGAGGTGGCGCGGGTCGCGCTGAACAAGCTCATCGTCGACGGCCGGATCCATCCGGCCCGCATCGAAGAGATCGTCGCCAAATCCCGACAGGAGGTCCTGCAAAGGGTCAAAGACGAAGGGGAGGCGGCGGTCCTGGAGGTCGGCCTACAGGGTCTGCACCCGGAGGTCGTCCGCCACCTCGGCATCCTGAGGTTCCGCACCAGCTACGGCCAGCAGGTGCTCAACCACTCGAAAGAGGTCGCCTATCTCGCCGCCATGATGGCGGCCGAGATCGGCGCCGACGTCCGCATCGCCAAGCTGTCAGGCCTGCTCCACGACATCGGCAAGGCCATCGACCACGAGGTCGAGGGCTCGCATGCCGTGATCGGGGCGGACCTGCTGCAGCGACATGGGGTTCCAGCCCCGGTCGTGCACGCGGTGCGGGCGCATCACTACGACGAAGAACCCCACACGCTCGAGGCGCTGCTGTTGATCGCGGCCGACGCCATCTCCGCTGCTCGCCCGGGGGCGCGCAGGGAGTCGCTCGAGGCCTACGTCAAACGGCTCGAGAAGCTGGAGGAGATAGCCAACTCGTTCCAGGGAGTGCAGCAGTCCTACGCCATCCAGGCCGGGCGCGAGGTCCGGATCCTGGTCAAGCCGGAGCAGATCGACGACACCGCCGCCCAGCTCATGGCGCGGGACATCGCGAAACGAATCGAGACCGAGCTCAGTTTCCCGGGCCAGATCCGCGTCACCGTGGTGCGCGAAACCCGGGCCATCGAGTATGCGAAATAG
- a CDS encoding MiaB/RimO family radical SAM methylthiotransferase, which produces MNAADSESLARRLLAAGYVEDSLERADVAILNTCVVRQASEDRVYSKLHELKSWKTPERTIAVTGCIVAKEGDELRRRFPQLDAVVPIGEYEAFLAELEARYDYSQGEALPPAGRTGVSHYVRIIQGCDHNCTFCIVPRVRGRERHVPMQLVLEECRQAVSEGAKEVVLLGQNVDDYRDPDGRGGLAGLVREVERIAGLKRLRFMTSHPQDLEIELLEVMAASDVVCRELQLPVQSGDDTILKRMARGYQTRHYRAIVERARNLMPDLGLVTDVIVGFPGESEAAFMNTRALLEEIQFDVVHLAMYSPRPGTFAAGRMEDDVPGTEKLRRLNDLLALQRSIAARKTALWIGRDVEVLIEGRDELNRPYGRIRQGKRAVVLRGGDIAPGQVVDVRVLQATAGQLTGTASGAPAA; this is translated from the coding sequence ATGAACGCGGCGGATTCCGAAAGCCTGGCGCGAAGACTGCTGGCGGCCGGGTACGTCGAGGATTCGCTCGAACGGGCTGACGTCGCCATCCTCAACACCTGCGTCGTCCGCCAGGCCTCCGAGGATCGTGTGTACTCCAAGCTCCACGAGCTGAAGTCGTGGAAGACTCCGGAGCGCACGATCGCCGTCACCGGCTGCATCGTCGCCAAGGAGGGCGACGAGCTTCGCCGTCGATTCCCGCAGCTCGACGCGGTGGTGCCGATCGGCGAGTACGAGGCGTTCCTGGCCGAGCTGGAGGCGCGCTACGACTACTCGCAGGGCGAAGCCCTGCCGCCGGCCGGGCGCACGGGTGTCAGCCACTACGTGCGCATCATCCAGGGCTGCGACCACAACTGCACGTTCTGCATCGTCCCGAGGGTGCGCGGCCGCGAGCGGCACGTGCCCATGCAGCTGGTGCTCGAGGAGTGCCGGCAGGCGGTTTCCGAAGGGGCCAAAGAGGTCGTGCTGCTCGGGCAGAACGTCGACGACTATCGCGACCCCGACGGCCGCGGCGGGCTGGCCGGGCTCGTCCGAGAGGTCGAGCGGATCGCCGGCCTCAAGCGGCTGCGCTTCATGACCTCGCATCCTCAGGACCTCGAGATCGAACTGCTCGAGGTCATGGCCGCCAGCGACGTCGTGTGCCGCGAGCTTCAGCTGCCGGTCCAGTCCGGCGACGACACGATCCTCAAGCGCATGGCGCGCGGGTACCAGACGCGCCACTACCGAGCGATCGTCGAGCGGGCTCGGAACCTCATGCCCGACCTCGGGCTGGTGACCGATGTGATCGTCGGCTTCCCGGGCGAGTCGGAAGCGGCTTTCATGAACACTCGCGCCCTGCTCGAAGAGATCCAGTTCGACGTCGTCCACCTGGCAATGTACTCACCCCGGCCGGGCACGTTCGCCGCCGGCCGGATGGAGGACGACGTTCCCGGCACTGAAAAGCTGCGGCGCCTGAATGATCTGCTGGCGCTGCAGCGGAGCATCGCGGCGCGCAAGACGGCGCTGTGGATCGGCCGCGATGTGGAGGTCCTCATCGAGGGCCGCGACGAGCTCAACCGGCCGTACGGCCGCATCCGGCAGGGCAAGCGTGCCGTGGTGCTGCGCGGCGGTGACATCGCTCCCGGCCAGGTGGTGGACGTGCGCGTCCTGCAGGCCACCGCCGGCCAGCTGACGGGAACCGCCAGCGGCGCGCCGGCCGCGTGA
- the mutL gene encoding DNA mismatch repair endonuclease MutL: MSESIHLLAPEVADAIAAGEVIERPASVVKELVENALDAEARRISVDVRGAGRTSIRVSDDGAGIAAGELALAFVRHATSKVAKLSDLTAIASLGFRGEALASIAAVADVEAASAGANIRIRAGEVIEQGSGPLLPGMTLEVRDLFANVPARLKFLKSDATEVAAIKDVVSALALLHPHVRFHLTVEGRVAVSSPGDGDRRRAIAAVYGAPAAAEMLEMVGMPLVTGMVSQPRLSRGSRDGMVLAVNGRPISSRALVYALEECYQGRLERGRHPLAVIDIGIDHELVDVNVHPAKREVRFREEGAVFSALQRAVRAALDGSEPYRYRPAEAAPAAAIGAPFPQLTLHEAVTALAAAAPIDRAVQGGVLRPIGQVGPGYLVAEGPHGLVLVDQHAAHERVLYNRLRERLRAGRGPSQALLIPQAVDVDPALLAAAVDHRADLASLGLEYEEFGPRSLRITAVPVEMPAGRATAAVQETLAALAENRGDGALENAAAALACHSAVRFGDVLDTAEQRRLLADLETAEDSVTCPHGRPTRLLVEWQELTRHFRRNY, translated from the coding sequence ATGAGCGAGTCCATTCACCTTTTGGCGCCCGAGGTCGCGGACGCGATCGCCGCCGGCGAGGTGATCGAGCGGCCGGCGTCCGTCGTCAAGGAGCTGGTCGAGAACGCCCTCGACGCGGAGGCACGGCGCATCAGCGTCGACGTGCGCGGAGCGGGCAGAACGTCGATCCGGGTCAGCGACGATGGCGCCGGCATCGCTGCCGGCGAGCTCGCGCTCGCATTCGTCCGTCATGCCACGAGCAAGGTCGCCAAGCTCTCGGATCTGACGGCGATCGCGAGTCTCGGCTTTCGAGGCGAGGCGCTGGCGAGCATCGCCGCCGTGGCCGACGTCGAGGCCGCCAGCGCGGGCGCGAATATTCGCATCCGCGCCGGCGAGGTGATCGAGCAGGGCTCTGGTCCGCTCCTGCCCGGGATGACGTTGGAGGTGAGGGACCTCTTCGCCAACGTGCCGGCGCGGCTGAAATTCCTCAAGAGCGACGCCACGGAGGTCGCCGCCATCAAGGACGTGGTCAGCGCGCTCGCTCTGCTGCATCCCCACGTCCGGTTTCACCTCACGGTGGAGGGTCGCGTGGCGGTGAGCAGCCCCGGCGACGGCGACCGGCGGCGGGCGATCGCCGCGGTCTACGGGGCCCCGGCGGCGGCCGAGATGCTCGAGATGGTGGGCATGCCGCTGGTCACCGGCATGGTCAGCCAGCCGCGGCTCAGCCGCGGCAGCCGCGACGGGATGGTGCTGGCGGTGAACGGCCGGCCGATCAGCTCCCGGGCCCTCGTGTACGCGCTCGAAGAGTGCTACCAGGGCCGTCTCGAGCGCGGCCGGCATCCGCTCGCCGTCATCGACATCGGCATCGACCACGAGCTGGTGGACGTCAACGTCCATCCGGCCAAGAGAGAAGTCCGCTTTCGCGAAGAGGGCGCGGTGTTCTCAGCGCTCCAGCGAGCGGTCCGGGCCGCGCTCGACGGCAGCGAACCCTATCGCTACCGCCCGGCGGAGGCGGCGCCGGCCGCCGCCATCGGCGCACCGTTTCCCCAGCTCACGCTGCACGAAGCGGTCACCGCCCTGGCCGCTGCCGCACCCATCGACCGCGCCGTCCAGGGTGGCGTTCTGCGCCCGATCGGCCAGGTCGGCCCCGGCTACCTCGTGGCGGAGGGGCCGCACGGGCTCGTGCTCGTCGATCAGCATGCCGCCCACGAGCGAGTCCTCTACAACCGGCTCCGCGAACGCCTTCGGGCGGGACGCGGCCCAAGCCAGGCGCTGCTGATCCCGCAGGCGGTTGATGTCGATCCCGCCCTGCTTGCGGCGGCGGTCGACCATCGAGCCGACCTGGCGAGCCTCGGGCTGGAGTACGAGGAGTTCGGTCCGCGAAGCCTGCGCATCACCGCGGTGCCCGTGGAGATGCCGGCGGGACGGGCGACCGCCGCGGTTCAGGAAACGCTTGCCGCGCTCGCCGAAAACCGCGGCGACGGGGCGCTCGAAAACGCGGCGGCGGCGCTGGCCTGCCATTCAGCCGTGCGGTTCGGAGACGTGCTGGACACGGCCGAGCAGCGCAGGCTGCTGGCCGACCTGGAGACGGCCGAGGATTCGGTCACGTGCCCACACGGGCGGCCGACACGGCTGCTGGTCGAATGGCAAGAGCTGACGCGGCACTTCCGGCGGAATTACTGA
- a CDS encoding CinA family protein — translation MEPAAQELGDLLRHSGLTVSVAESCTGGLVGTLITERPGSSVYFAGGVIAYADGAKRDQLGVSPALLKRVGAVSREVAQAMAEGARSRFGTSLAVGVTGIAGPDADGSDKPVGWTYIAVASARATSTHEYRFSGDRRSNRRQAALQALRLLIEEVRAGDDARAENA, via the coding sequence ATGGAGCCGGCGGCGCAGGAGCTCGGTGACCTGCTGCGCCACAGCGGGCTCACCGTCTCGGTAGCCGAGTCTTGCACCGGAGGCCTGGTCGGGACTCTGATCACCGAGCGGCCGGGCAGCTCGGTGTACTTCGCGGGCGGCGTCATCGCCTATGCGGACGGGGCCAAGCGCGACCAGCTCGGCGTGTCGCCCGCGCTGTTGAAGCGCGTGGGTGCGGTCAGCCGCGAGGTGGCGCAGGCGATGGCGGAAGGCGCACGCTCCCGTTTCGGCACGAGCCTGGCCGTCGGCGTCACCGGGATCGCGGGCCCCGACGCGGACGGCTCCGACAAGCCGGTCGGTTGGACCTACATCGCCGTCGCTTCGGCGCGCGCCACGTCCACGCATGAGTACAGGTTCAGCGGCGATCGCCGCTCGAACCGGCGCCAGGCCGCCCTCCAGGCGTTGCGCCTTCTGATCGAAGAGGTCCGTGCGGGCGACGATGCCCGGGCGGAGAACGCTTGA
- a CDS encoding TIGR00282 family metallophosphoesterase, which translates to MRILFVADVVGHPGRDAVKALLPGLKKELHPHLTIVNGENSAGGFGLTAKIAAELKGAGADVITTGNHVYAQKEFLPELPSLERVLRPANYPPRAPGQGWCLIDAGGRNVLVMNLMGRIFLEALDDPFRAADAILAAHPDTRIVFCDMHAEATSEKTAMGWFLDGRASAVVGTHTHIPTADARVLPGGTAYVTDVGMVGPRDSCIGMDKDIVLQRFLTGVPNRFVVASGPVTFNSVLVTINGSTGRATSIQRVDREHV; encoded by the coding sequence TTGCGGATTCTCTTCGTGGCTGATGTGGTCGGTCACCCAGGGCGCGACGCCGTCAAAGCGCTGCTGCCCGGGCTGAAAAAAGAGCTCCATCCCCACCTCACCATCGTCAACGGCGAGAACTCAGCCGGCGGTTTCGGCTTGACGGCCAAGATCGCCGCGGAGCTGAAGGGGGCGGGCGCCGACGTCATCACCACCGGCAACCATGTTTACGCCCAGAAGGAGTTCCTGCCTGAGCTGCCGTCCCTGGAGCGCGTGCTGCGGCCGGCCAACTACCCGCCGCGAGCGCCGGGTCAGGGGTGGTGCCTGATCGACGCGGGCGGCCGGAACGTCCTGGTCATGAACCTGATGGGACGGATCTTCCTGGAGGCCCTGGACGACCCGTTCCGGGCGGCGGACGCGATCCTGGCCGCGCACCCCGACACTCGCATCGTCTTTTGCGACATGCACGCTGAGGCGACGTCCGAAAAGACGGCCATGGGCTGGTTTCTCGACGGGCGGGCGAGCGCGGTCGTCGGCACCCACACCCATATCCCGACCGCTGATGCGCGGGTGTTGCCTGGGGGTACGGCCTACGTCACGGACGTGGGCATGGTCGGCCCCAGGGACAGCTGCATCGGGATGGACAAGGACATCGTGCTCCAGCGTTTCCTCACCGGCGTCCCCAACCGCTTCGTCGTGGCGTCAGGACCCGTGACTTTCAATTCCGTACTGGTTACCATTAATGGCTCCACCGGACGAGCTACATCGATTCAGCGAGTCGACCGCGAACACGTTTGA